A genome region from Alicyclobacillus acidocaldarius subsp. acidocaldarius DSM 446 includes the following:
- a CDS encoding amino acid permease: protein MGTKGEVKAGLERASLRQALRMRHMTMISLGGVIGAGLFVGSGAVIQTTGPAAVVSYALAGFLVILIMRMLGEMATARPAVGSFAEYGRMALGEWAGFLMGWLYWYFWVIVVAVEATAGALTLHNWLFPGVPLWVLSLILLLLLTLSNLLSVRSYGEFEYWFAFIKVAAIVVFIVLAGLFVLGLWPGSHLNFSNLTAHGGFAPKGVGALFADVTTLIFSFFGSEIVTIAAAESKEPAKAVARATNSVIWRVLVFYVLSIFLIVTMIPWNDSKALASPYVSALSLLHIPGVAAAMNVVVITAVLSCLNSGLYTASRMLFALAYQGNAPKALLRTNRRGVPARAILFCTIVGYLSIIMDYVSPQHVFLFLLNSSGAVGLFIYLLIACSELVMRRRMEREGEELKVRMWLFPFLTYLCIAAMTAVIVAMAFQPGDLSQLVLGLVSVAVLLVVYAVKRWYTENSRRVI, encoded by the coding sequence ATGGGAACGAAGGGAGAAGTCAAGGCGGGCCTTGAGCGCGCCTCTCTTCGCCAGGCGCTTCGCATGCGTCATATGACGATGATCTCGCTCGGCGGTGTGATTGGCGCGGGGCTGTTTGTCGGCAGCGGCGCGGTCATTCAAACCACCGGACCGGCGGCGGTGGTGTCGTACGCGCTGGCGGGGTTTCTCGTCATCCTCATCATGCGCATGTTGGGCGAGATGGCGACGGCGCGGCCGGCGGTCGGGTCATTCGCGGAGTACGGCCGGATGGCGCTGGGCGAGTGGGCCGGCTTTCTGATGGGCTGGCTGTACTGGTATTTCTGGGTCATTGTCGTGGCGGTGGAGGCCACGGCGGGTGCGCTGACGCTCCACAACTGGCTGTTTCCCGGCGTGCCGCTGTGGGTCTTGTCTCTCATCCTGCTCCTGCTTCTGACGCTATCGAATCTATTGTCCGTTCGGTCCTACGGAGAATTCGAGTACTGGTTCGCCTTTATTAAGGTTGCCGCCATCGTCGTCTTCATCGTGTTGGCGGGGCTGTTTGTGCTGGGGTTGTGGCCGGGATCGCACCTCAACTTCTCGAATCTGACGGCGCACGGCGGCTTCGCGCCGAAGGGCGTGGGAGCGCTGTTCGCCGACGTCACGACGCTCATCTTCTCCTTCTTCGGTTCGGAGATTGTGACCATCGCGGCGGCCGAGTCAAAGGAGCCCGCCAAGGCGGTGGCGCGGGCGACCAACTCCGTCATCTGGCGCGTGCTCGTGTTCTACGTGCTGTCCATCTTCCTGATTGTCACCATGATCCCTTGGAACGACAGCAAAGCGCTCGCGAGCCCGTACGTCAGCGCGCTCAGCCTGTTGCACATCCCGGGCGTGGCGGCCGCGATGAATGTGGTGGTGATCACGGCAGTCCTGTCCTGCTTGAACTCCGGGCTGTACACGGCTTCGCGCATGCTGTTTGCGCTGGCGTATCAGGGGAACGCGCCGAAGGCGTTGCTCCGCACGAACCGGCGCGGCGTACCGGCTCGAGCCATCCTGTTCTGCACCATCGTCGGTTATCTGTCCATTATCATGGATTACGTGTCGCCGCAGCACGTGTTCCTGTTCCTGCTGAACTCGTCCGGCGCCGTGGGACTTTTCATCTATCTGCTCATCGCCTGCTCCGAACTCGTGATGCGCCGGCGCATGGAGCGGGAGGGCGAGGAACTCAAGGTGCGCATGTGGCTGTTCCCGTTCCTGACGTATCTCTGCATCGCGGCCATGACCGCCGTGATTGTGGCCATGGCGTTCCAGCCGGGCGACCTTTCGCAGTTGGTGCTGGGCCTGGTGAGCGTGGCGGTGCTGCTGGTGGTGTACGCGGTGAAACGGTGGTATACAGAGAACTCTAGGCGCGTCATATGA
- a CDS encoding proline dehydrogenase family protein gives MEQLMRDTLLWLSRNRRAERWARRFGFRLGAGRFVPGESLEDAVRAVEQLHRRGLAATLDHLGEFVDRAEEARQAADFCVRTLERFADLPYDVYLSVKLTQLGLDIDEDLCMENMRKIVARARETGRFVRIDMEDYAHNEVTLAIYRKLHAEFGTEHIGTVIQAYLYKSADDIRALAPLKPNLRLVKGAYKEPSSVAYPEKRDVDENYKRIIELQLQSGGKTAIATHDEAIIAWAKDRVHELRIPDDQWEFQMLYGIRPQLQESLAREGYKVRIYVPFGEDWYGYFMRRLAERPANVGFVLKSLVKA, from the coding sequence ATGGAGCAACTGATGCGCGACACATTGCTTTGGTTGTCCCGAAACCGCCGCGCGGAACGATGGGCGCGCCGCTTCGGCTTCCGGCTCGGCGCGGGACGCTTTGTCCCGGGAGAGTCCCTGGAGGACGCCGTGCGCGCCGTCGAGCAGCTGCATCGGCGCGGGCTCGCCGCCACGCTGGATCACCTCGGAGAGTTCGTCGACCGCGCGGAGGAGGCTCGTCAGGCCGCCGATTTCTGCGTGCGCACGCTCGAGCGATTCGCCGATCTTCCGTACGACGTGTATCTCTCGGTTAAACTGACGCAGTTGGGGCTCGACATCGATGAGGATCTGTGCATGGAGAACATGCGCAAGATTGTGGCACGGGCGCGTGAAACGGGGCGCTTTGTCCGGATCGACATGGAGGACTATGCACACAACGAAGTGACGCTCGCCATCTATCGCAAGCTGCACGCGGAGTTCGGGACGGAGCACATCGGGACCGTGATCCAGGCGTATTTGTACAAGAGCGCCGATGACATCCGGGCACTCGCGCCGCTCAAGCCCAATCTCCGCCTTGTCAAGGGTGCGTACAAGGAGCCGTCCTCCGTGGCGTATCCGGAGAAGCGGGACGTGGATGAAAATTACAAGCGAATCATCGAGCTTCAACTGCAATCGGGCGGCAAGACGGCCATCGCAACCCATGACGAGGCCATCATCGCATGGGCGAAGGACCGAGTGCACGAACTTCGGATTCCCGATGACCAGTGGGAGTTTCAGATGCTGTACGGGATTCGCCCGCAGCTTCAGGAGTCGCTCGCCCGCGAGGGGTACAAGGTCCGCATCTATGTGCCGTTCGGCGAGGATTGGTACGGCTACTTCATGCGCCGTCTCGCGGAGCGCCCGGCGAACGTCGGCTTTGTCCTGAAATCGCTCGTCAAGGCGTAA